A stretch of DNA from Spirosoma endbachense:
TCTACACCACAATTGATCGATAACAGGGAATGCTAGGACTACACAACGATTATCCTAACTATTGGACACGATTTGAAAAATATGCCCGTTAGTTTCTTTATGTATAATTGACATAAAGAAGTGATTCCATGCCAGCACCCAGAAAATACCCAATTCGTATTGTCGTCGATGGTAAACCTGTTCAGGTAAAATCGATCGGCGGAAAACTATTTTGTTCCAAAAAATTTGTTTACCAGGCCGAGTATGACGAGTCTGGACATTTGAACGGAGTGATCGTTCATGCACTAAACGAAAGCTGTTCTACCCCGCTAAAGGATTAATTTAGAAGGTATGAGCTAGTAGAAGATAACCTCATTAATCGATTACAGGCAACCTTGGATTTGCAAAGCAGGCAGTTTTCTGTTGAGTGCTGAATGCTACATTCGTCGTATTGCCACAATGAATCAGGCCGTGTATAAGAGCTTTTGCCTGTAAGATCCTGTATACGGTGTTCTGTTTGCTATGAGTAGCCTGAATCTGATTACAATTGAAGCCTTCTTGCCGAAGTCTCAAATGAATAAGAGGCTATTTTGAAAATGTATAAAAAAAAGTTGAAATTTTACTTGACTCTCCCCTTACGTCATAGCCTAGTTTTGCTCCGTCAATACGAATCAATAGTAGCATGAGCATTTATCCCGTTCACAAGCTGGCCAAACTGGCAGGTATCAGTGTGCGCACACTGCATCATTATGACCGATTGGGGCTATTGAAACCAGCAGTCCGTACTGAGGCCAGGTATAGACTGTATGGTGATCAGGAGTTGCTTCGATTACAGCAAATTCTGTTTTATAAAGAACTGGATTTCTCGCTGGAGGAAATTCTACAGATGGTGAAAGACCCCAATTTCGACCAGCTACTGGCGCTGCAAAATCACCGGCACGCCCTTGAAACACGACGGAATCGGCTTACTATGCTATTGGAAACCATTGACAAAACCATGTCTAAACTAAAAGGAGAAAATGCGATGCTGACAGACGAGGAATTGTATGCGGGTTTCCCAAAAGATGAAGCGGAGGCCTATCGAAACGAGGCTGTTGAAAAATATGGATCACAGGTCGTTGAGGAAAGTGAAGTGACGTTACGGCACCTGGGCAAGACCGATTTTGACCAGTTAAAAGCAGAACAGGAAGAAATCGCACAATCGTTAGCCGCGATGGTCAATCTGGACCCGGCGTCAGTTAACGTGCAGGAGCAGGTTGCCCGGCATTATGCAAACATTCTGGCTTTCTGGGGAAAGTCGGTAGGAGGGGGCAATCCACTTGAAGCCTATAAAGGTCTTGCTCAGTTGTATGTTGACGACCCACGTTTTACGAGCCGGAATGGCCAGGAAAATCCTGAATTTGCCTCGTTCCTCA
This window harbors:
- a CDS encoding MerR family transcriptional regulator, translated to MSIYPVHKLAKLAGISVRTLHHYDRLGLLKPAVRTEARYRLYGDQELLRLQQILFYKELDFSLEEILQMVKDPNFDQLLALQNHRHALETRRNRLTMLLETIDKTMSKLKGENAMLTDEELYAGFPKDEAEAYRNEAVEKYGSQVVEESEVTLRHLGKTDFDQLKAEQEEIAQSLAAMVNLDPASVNVQEQVARHYANILAFWGKSVGGGNPLEAYKGLAQLYVDDPRFTSRNGQENPEFASFLSKAMTYFVNTRLNG